One stretch of Pseudoalteromonas shioyasakiensis DNA includes these proteins:
- a CDS encoding SDR family oxidoreductase translates to MKILITGYSGFVGSNLVEQLQGNYQLNLLGRKQSNFGSVFAYNLDSSTLYNEALVNVDIVVHCAARVHIMDDTASDPLNEFRAVNTQGTLNLAKQAAQARVKRFIFISSIKVNGESITGNSPFKSTDQPLPEDPYGISKAEAEQQLLELGEKTGMEIVIIRPPLVYGEGVKANFASLMRLVGKGLPLPFRLIKNNKRSLVSVYNLVDLIKVCIDHPNAANQVFLASDDHDLSTAEIVALMAKVQNKPNLAIPVPVWCFKLAGNLLGKQAVIDRLTGSLQLDITHTKNTLNWVPPYSVEHGFKLAAKKSSTNN, encoded by the coding sequence TTGAAAATACTTATAACAGGTTATTCAGGTTTTGTTGGTAGTAATTTAGTAGAGCAATTGCAAGGCAATTATCAATTAAATCTACTTGGAAGAAAGCAGTCTAATTTCGGGAGTGTTTTTGCGTATAACTTGGACTCGAGTACACTTTATAACGAGGCTCTTGTAAATGTTGATATAGTTGTACATTGCGCTGCAAGAGTCCACATTATGGATGATACTGCAAGTGATCCTCTTAACGAATTTAGGGCCGTTAACACACAAGGAACACTTAATCTAGCAAAACAAGCTGCGCAAGCAAGAGTTAAACGCTTTATTTTTATTAGCTCTATAAAAGTAAATGGTGAGAGCATCACGGGTAATTCCCCATTTAAATCTACCGACCAGCCACTACCAGAAGATCCATACGGTATATCAAAAGCTGAAGCTGAGCAGCAATTGCTTGAGTTAGGTGAAAAAACTGGTATGGAGATTGTTATAATTCGGCCACCACTTGTTTATGGTGAAGGGGTAAAAGCTAATTTTGCTTCACTAATGCGTTTGGTTGGCAAGGGCTTACCGCTACCATTTAGGCTAATTAAAAATAATAAACGAAGCTTAGTTTCTGTTTATAACTTGGTTGATTTAATTAAAGTGTGTATTGACCATCCAAATGCTGCTAACCAAGTGTTTTTAGCAAGTGATGATCATGACTTATCTACCGCTGAAATTGTTGCATTGATGGCTAAGGTGCAGAATAAACCCAATTTGGCTATACCTGTGCCAGTGTGGTGTTTTAAGTTAGCTGGTAATTTACTAGGCAAACAAGCCGTGATTGACCGATTAACAGGCTCACTGCAGTTAGACATAACTCATACAAAAAATACACTTAATTGGGTACCGCCTTACTCTGTCGAGCATGGCTTTAAGCTAGCAGCTAAAAAATCTTCAACAAATAATTAA
- a CDS encoding glycosyltransferase, protein MNILNVAHLFHNGDGGDAAAIRTNFIMKGLAEQQCNIKTVSYAHDKNALIKYKKNDEKFSYLSQRYIEKKIFRNLFKLIMQPILLFSQILNCRKKTDIVFFDRVPAYLTVSLLLAKMLFRVKFVWGVNEFPVSFVNEKPYSFKAFVELLSFKVLGRVADLIIVISSEHETCYKKLSTGKTKTLIIPILMNTDECTEVEKIISPKKLITYCGALSTSNGIDFLVNVAKELMVLTNDFKISIFGPSISTKYLESLRQKITLLGLQDYIELTGAVSNKEAIEYIQRSDVLVIPKVKDKRAIGYIPSKMGDYLFSGKPVVFSNVGDVPKYIKHGVNGYLVEPDNIMEFAKCLHFIITNYDESFVVGQEGRRTSCLFDYKIQSQSIKNALNEL, encoded by the coding sequence ATGAATATTTTGAATGTGGCCCACCTTTTTCATAACGGTGATGGTGGCGATGCGGCAGCGATTAGAACTAATTTTATTATGAAGGGGCTGGCAGAACAGCAGTGTAATATAAAAACAGTTTCATACGCTCATGATAAGAATGCATTAATAAAATATAAGAAGAACGATGAGAAGTTTAGCTATTTGAGCCAAAGATACATTGAGAAGAAAATATTTAGGAATTTATTTAAACTGATTATGCAACCAATATTGCTTTTTAGTCAGATTTTAAATTGTAGAAAGAAAACCGATATTGTTTTTTTTGATAGAGTGCCCGCTTACCTAACTGTTTCATTGTTATTAGCAAAAATGCTATTTAGAGTTAAATTCGTATGGGGTGTAAACGAATTTCCAGTAAGTTTTGTTAATGAAAAACCATACTCTTTCAAAGCTTTTGTAGAGTTGCTTAGCTTTAAAGTTTTAGGTAGGGTGGCAGATTTAATCATAGTAATATCTTCGGAACACGAAACTTGTTATAAAAAATTATCAACAGGTAAAACAAAGACCTTAATAATACCTATTTTAATGAATACAGATGAATGCACTGAAGTAGAAAAAATAATATCACCTAAAAAATTAATAACATATTGTGGAGCTTTGAGCACTAGTAACGGGATAGATTTTTTAGTCAATGTTGCTAAAGAGCTAATGGTTTTGACTAATGATTTCAAAATTTCAATATTTGGACCTAGTATATCAACCAAGTATTTGGAGTCACTTAGACAAAAAATAACATTATTAGGATTGCAAGATTATATAGAATTAACTGGCGCCGTTTCAAATAAGGAAGCAATAGAATATATACAGCGTAGTGATGTTTTGGTCATTCCAAAAGTTAAGGATAAACGAGCTATAGGCTATATCCCCTCGAAAATGGGTGATTATTTATTTAGTGGTAAGCCGGTTGTGTTTAGTAATGTTGGAGATGTACCCAAGTACATTAAGCATGGAGTTAACGGTTATCTAGTTGAACCAGATAATATTATGGAGTTTGCGAAATGTTTACATTTTATAATAACTAATTATGACGAATCTTTTGTTGTTGGACAAGAAGGTAGACGAACATCATGTTTATTTGATTATAAAATTCAGTCACAAAGTATAAAAAATGCGTTGAATGAATTGTAA
- a CDS encoding sugar transferase gives MIRLLDFLFALFGLLFALPFLVVLYIIGLFDTGSPIFTQQRVGRNKKPFTLVKFRTMKVDTASVASHLASTASITPFGGFLRKTKLDELPQLWNVLKGEMSLVGPRPGLFNQQELTAARDAKNVFDVRPGITGLAQVNEIDMSTPELLAKTDREMIDTLNLSNYFKYILMTVTGSGSGDRVK, from the coding sequence ATGATACGCTTATTAGACTTTTTATTTGCCTTATTTGGTTTATTATTTGCCCTGCCATTTTTAGTTGTTTTATACATTATTGGCTTGTTCGATACGGGCTCTCCCATTTTTACTCAACAGCGTGTAGGTCGAAATAAAAAGCCATTTACCTTGGTTAAGTTTAGAACCATGAAGGTTGATACTGCCTCAGTAGCAAGCCACTTAGCAAGCACGGCATCGATAACTCCTTTTGGTGGTTTTTTACGTAAAACTAAGTTAGACGAACTACCACAGCTTTGGAATGTACTAAAAGGCGAAATGAGTTTGGTTGGCCCGCGCCCAGGTTTATTTAATCAACAAGAGCTTACTGCAGCACGTGATGCTAAAAATGTTTTTGATGTTCGCCCTGGCATTACAGGGCTTGCACAAGTTAACGAAATTGATATGTCAACCCCTGAATTACTTGCAAAAACAGATCGCGAGATGATTGATACTCTAAATTTAAGCAATTATTTTAAATATATACTCATGACAGTGACTGGCAGTGGTAGTGGGGATAGGGTTAAATAG
- a CDS encoding oligosaccharide flippase family protein yields MNKAFLKSFLVYGGSAGLSRILPILMLPIYLNHLSVDAYGKIEVIFAGFNLLLIFGLMQLETALQRFYYKVEDKAALFYSMVTVTAILSTVVVVVSVILSDTISYGLFDSSSESLSIVIMSVTIFFANIATICMVFLRYDDRPIVFSTMTIGQVIITACVTYMLVVSFKYGGEGYFYGLFFGWFFIAIFSFCSIATNLAFKLNINYVIESFKFALPQFPARLASFFVQFGNRFVVLSILGTQAVAVMSLSLKFAAIFQLLLLALSMAWNPFLYKNENAEDLNEKVNSLFKWILISLSVIHILTILLAELVVTTFFEGEYDAAAKYVILAIIPVQLLIIKEVVESGVRLANRTKYISYAYFTSVTVTAALMFFSTTIEQVFIATIIGALVLVLFSWYYSERFYRIKYSKLSFTMYILLLITTFGVLNV; encoded by the coding sequence ATGAATAAGGCATTTCTCAAGTCCTTTTTAGTTTATGGAGGGAGTGCAGGACTATCCCGTATTTTACCAATTCTAATGCTTCCCATCTATTTAAATCATTTAAGTGTAGATGCATACGGTAAAATAGAGGTGATATTTGCAGGTTTTAATCTATTACTAATATTTGGTCTCATGCAATTAGAGACCGCTTTACAGCGTTTTTATTACAAAGTAGAAGATAAGGCAGCTTTGTTTTATTCTATGGTGACTGTTACTGCTATTTTATCTACAGTAGTGGTAGTTGTGAGCGTAATTTTATCTGATACTATTTCCTATGGCCTTTTCGATAGTAGCTCAGAAAGTTTATCTATTGTTATTATGTCGGTTACCATTTTTTTTGCTAATATTGCGACTATCTGCATGGTTTTTTTACGTTACGATGATCGACCTATTGTATTTTCGACTATGACTATCGGGCAAGTGATTATAACTGCTTGCGTAACATATATGCTGGTCGTTTCTTTTAAATACGGGGGCGAAGGGTATTTTTATGGGCTATTTTTTGGTTGGTTTTTTATAGCTATTTTTAGCTTTTGTAGTATAGCGACTAACTTGGCTTTTAAATTGAATATTAACTACGTAATAGAATCATTTAAATTCGCTCTTCCACAATTTCCAGCCAGATTAGCAAGTTTTTTTGTACAATTTGGAAATAGATTCGTTGTGCTTTCTATACTTGGAACACAAGCCGTTGCTGTTATGTCACTTTCTCTTAAGTTTGCCGCGATATTTCAGTTGTTATTACTGGCTTTATCTATGGCATGGAATCCATTTTTGTATAAGAACGAAAATGCTGAAGATCTTAATGAAAAGGTAAATAGCTTATTCAAGTGGATTTTAATTTCTCTTTCAGTCATCCATATATTAACTATCCTATTAGCAGAGCTCGTTGTAACAACCTTCTTTGAAGGTGAGTATGATGCGGCCGCCAAGTATGTGATCTTAGCAATTATTCCGGTGCAATTACTGATAATAAAAGAGGTCGTTGAATCAGGTGTCAGGCTGGCAAATAGAACAAAATATATTTCTTATGCGTATTTTACCTCTGTAACGGTTACCGCAGCACTTATGTTTTTCTCAACAACGATTGAACAAGTTTTTATAGCAACAATTATAGGAGCATTAGTGCTTGTTTTATTCAGTTGGTATTATTCTGAAAGATTTTATCGAATTAAGTACTCTAAGCTTAGTTTTACTATGTACATATTATTACTAATTACAACTTTTGGAGTTCTAAATGTCTGA
- a CDS encoding polysaccharide biosynthesis protein produces the protein MFKDKVLLITGGTGSFGNAVLRRFLTSDIKEIRIFSRDEKKQDDMRKYFNSDKLKFYIGDVRDYQSIANAMRGVDYVYHAAALKQVPSCEFYPLEAVKTNVIGTENVLEAAIANNVERVVCLSTDKAVYPINAMGISKAMMEKVIVAKSRNLEHTNTTICCTRYGNVMASRGSVIPLFIRQVVNEQPITITDPTMTRFMMTLDDAVDLVLHAFENGQNGDIFVQKAPAATIDVLVKALLEIMDKPEHIVNVIGTRHGEKLFEALCSREEMFVAQEQGEYFRVPADNRDLNYSKFFEEGESDLSKVEDYNSHNTERLNVEEMKQLLRKLDFIREIEAGNVFVPEGV, from the coding sequence ATGTTTAAAGATAAAGTCTTGTTAATTACTGGTGGTACTGGTTCGTTTGGTAATGCAGTCCTAAGGCGTTTTTTAACAAGTGATATTAAAGAAATTCGTATATTCTCTCGCGATGAGAAAAAACAGGACGATATGCGTAAGTATTTTAATTCAGATAAATTAAAGTTTTATATTGGTGATGTTAGAGATTATCAAAGTATTGCAAATGCAATGCGTGGTGTTGATTATGTTTATCATGCAGCAGCTCTAAAACAAGTACCTTCATGTGAGTTTTATCCGTTAGAAGCAGTTAAGACTAACGTCATTGGTACAGAAAATGTTTTAGAAGCAGCTATCGCGAATAATGTCGAGCGTGTTGTTTGTTTAAGCACAGACAAAGCCGTATACCCCATCAATGCAATGGGTATATCTAAAGCTATGATGGAAAAGGTTATAGTTGCAAAAAGTCGGAACTTAGAGCATACCAACACAACTATTTGCTGTACCCGTTATGGTAACGTGATGGCGTCTCGTGGCTCTGTTATTCCTTTATTTATACGTCAAGTCGTGAATGAGCAGCCTATCACTATTACTGATCCAACAATGACTCGTTTTATGATGACGTTAGATGATGCAGTTGATCTTGTTTTACATGCATTTGAAAACGGTCAAAATGGTGATATTTTTGTTCAAAAAGCGCCAGCAGCTACTATTGATGTTTTAGTTAAGGCGTTACTTGAAATAATGGACAAGCCTGAACATATTGTTAATGTTATTGGCACGCGACACGGTGAAAAGCTTTTTGAGGCGTTATGTAGTCGTGAAGAAATGTTCGTTGCTCAGGAACAAGGTGAATATTTTAGAGTGCCCGCTGATAACAGAGACTTAAACTATTCTAAATTTTTTGAAGAAGGTGAATCGGACCTATCAAAAGTTGAAGATTATAACTCTCACAATACCGAGCGGCTTAATGTAGAAGAAATGAAACAGCTATTAAGAAAGTTAGACTTTATTAGAGAAATTGAAGCTGGTAACGTATTTGTGCCAGAAGGAGTGTAA
- a CDS encoding glycosyltransferase family 4 protein → MIFINALSAKLGGGKTYIINLLRYLPNNVLIYICCPDRFMLPDDPRVIYLESNFANKSLLHRAFWEIFSLPFVLKNLKVELLFVPGGMDFTLSTFAIPKVTMFRNMLPFDPVALTSVSSRLLILKNYILKKLMIRTMNSAAHTIFISEYAKKSIQPFVKLNSSSVIYHGIAKEFIPSETVIDEGVGYILYVSRFEPYKNHLNVIKAYEKLSPSIRAKYKLVLVGEFMEPSYGQCIKYVKDNNLEEFVDIKGKVPYEKLPALYQQATVFVFASSCENCPNILLEAIGCGAPIISSRTEPMPEFARNSALYFDETDFISIYQELDTVLNNETMIKQMREKSIALREFYTWENTALLTWQCLESIGEKNV, encoded by the coding sequence ATAATATTTATAAATGCACTTTCAGCAAAATTAGGGGGAGGGAAGACCTATATAATAAACCTGCTTCGCTATTTACCTAATAATGTTTTGATCTATATTTGTTGTCCTGACCGTTTTATGTTGCCAGATGATCCTAGGGTGATTTACTTGGAATCTAATTTCGCTAATAAAAGTTTGCTCCATAGAGCATTTTGGGAAATTTTCAGTCTACCTTTTGTGTTAAAAAATCTTAAAGTAGAATTGTTATTTGTTCCTGGTGGGATGGATTTTACGCTCAGTACTTTTGCTATTCCAAAAGTTACGATGTTTCGAAATATGTTACCTTTTGATCCTGTTGCTTTAACTTCTGTATCAAGCCGTCTTTTAATTTTAAAAAATTACATTTTAAAAAAGCTTATGATAAGGACAATGAATAGTGCAGCACATACAATATTTATTTCTGAGTATGCAAAAAAATCTATCCAGCCCTTTGTGAAATTAAATAGCTCTAGTGTCATATATCATGGCATAGCAAAAGAATTTATCCCTAGTGAAACGGTTATTGATGAAGGTGTTGGTTATATTCTTTATGTTTCTAGGTTTGAGCCATATAAAAATCATTTAAATGTAATAAAAGCATATGAAAAGCTATCTCCCTCGATAAGAGCTAAATATAAACTAGTACTTGTCGGTGAGTTTATGGAACCTAGTTATGGTCAGTGTATTAAATACGTGAAAGATAATAATCTTGAAGAGTTTGTTGATATAAAAGGAAAAGTTCCATATGAAAAATTACCTGCTTTATATCAACAGGCAACAGTATTTGTTTTTGCATCTTCATGTGAAAACTGCCCTAATATTTTGCTTGAAGCTATTGGCTGCGGTGCACCTATTATCTCTTCTCGAACAGAGCCAATGCCAGAGTTTGCGAGAAATTCCGCTTTATATTTTGATGAAACGGACTTTATATCTATTTATCAAGAATTAGACACCGTCCTCAATAATGAAACTATGATCAAGCAAATGAGAGAGAAGTCAATTGCTCTCCGAGAATTTTACACTTGGGAAAATACCGCATTGTTGACTTGGCAATGTTTAGAATCTATTGGAGAAAAAAATGTTTAA
- a CDS encoding SDR family oxidoreductase: protein MKILVLGATGMLGYSIYSNLSEVSIFDVFGTVRNINGKEDYFKNTLNKLVFGVDIYDFDSVISVVNDINPDVVINCIGLIKQHDISKLHTDAIYVNSLLPHKLAKLCSASGAKLIHFSTDCVFTGADGGYTEDSNPDSIDLYGSSKRLGEVDYGKHLTLRTSIIGHELSSNVSLVDWFLSQSGSVKGFTKAVFSGLPTAYIAKLLIEKILLAGNLSGLYHLSVDPIDKFTLLSLVSKVYSHDLEIQPSEQLTMDRSLNSNKLRNELGLITPSWPELIDFMFADYVARYQK from the coding sequence ATGAAAATACTTGTTCTCGGTGCAACTGGAATGCTTGGGTATAGTATTTATAGCAATTTATCGGAAGTCAGTATTTTTGATGTTTTTGGTACCGTTAGAAATATAAATGGAAAAGAAGATTACTTTAAAAACACTTTAAACAAGCTTGTTTTTGGGGTTGATATTTATGATTTTGATTCCGTTATTTCAGTTGTTAATGATATAAACCCTGATGTTGTTATTAATTGTATTGGATTGATTAAACAGCATGATATTTCTAAGCTACACACAGACGCTATTTATGTAAATTCTCTTCTTCCCCATAAACTAGCCAAGCTTTGTAGTGCCTCTGGTGCTAAGTTAATTCACTTCTCAACCGATTGTGTTTTTACTGGCGCTGATGGGGGGTATACCGAAGATAGTAATCCTGATTCTATAGATTTATATGGTAGTTCTAAACGATTAGGTGAGGTCGATTATGGCAAACATTTAACTTTACGAACATCTATCATAGGACATGAGCTATCTAGCAACGTTAGTTTGGTTGATTGGTTCTTGTCTCAATCAGGTAGTGTTAAGGGCTTCACTAAGGCCGTATTTTCTGGTTTGCCAACAGCATACATAGCTAAGTTATTAATCGAAAAGATCTTACTGGCAGGCAACTTGTCTGGTTTATATCATCTATCTGTTGATCCTATTGATAAGTTTACACTCTTATCTCTAGTATCCAAAGTGTATAGCCATGATTTAGAGATTCAGCCATCAGAACAGCTAACTATGGATAGATCTTTGAATTCAAATAAACTTAGAAATGAACTTGGATTAATTACACCGAGTTGGCCTGAATTGATTGACTTTATGTTTGCAGATTATGTAGCAAGGTATCAAAAATGA
- a CDS encoding oligosaccharide repeat unit polymerase, with the protein MSEGSLVYQLVTLTIALITILSVIVSYTRNNDLFSPVKIFIVFNIFFYADIYFNHYSDMVVATYFLQCLLLFIFSLIEKPIKKDIFYVKKNLNTKVIIVIWVLSMISILNQLIIIAEFGGILNYIGNIALRVEYFKGKGYILVLNNLIATLNIVYLSLMLSSSNNSKNQKFLFVLHFSIFVVMALLSGSRSFLLMTIMVEIICYHYFYRRLTVAKMAPVVLSILFLVALLGGVRNSMDTSDGVISVKGDNVEMNSTHFQYGLIPLEIIFNSEMKELSYGMTYGAFFTNFVPRQIFPDKLDSGGVVFTKLYTGDRWGGLSNLATGAVTEGIVNFGPTVGFSVGLSSLALLFLAGVLMYNKLQMILASKYNYIYFILYIYFILAFARYSYSDFSYTYYSLALNVFFPIILVVILSKIKFISLK; encoded by the coding sequence ATGTCTGAAGGCTCTTTAGTATATCAGTTAGTTACTCTCACAATTGCACTGATTACAATATTAAGTGTCATCGTATCTTATACTCGCAACAATGACTTATTTTCACCGGTTAAAATTTTTATTGTTTTTAACATTTTTTTTTATGCGGATATATATTTTAACCATTATAGCGATATGGTGGTGGCTACATACTTTTTACAGTGCCTTTTACTTTTTATTTTCTCCCTTATAGAAAAGCCAATCAAAAAAGATATTTTTTATGTTAAAAAAAATCTTAATACGAAAGTGATCATTGTAATTTGGGTGCTATCAATGATTTCTATTCTTAATCAGCTCATTATTATAGCTGAGTTTGGTGGAATCCTTAACTATATAGGAAATATAGCGCTTAGAGTAGAGTATTTCAAAGGTAAAGGGTATATTCTTGTCTTAAATAACTTAATAGCAACATTGAATATAGTATATTTATCTTTGATGTTGTCATCGAGTAACAATAGTAAAAATCAAAAATTTTTATTTGTACTTCACTTTAGTATCTTTGTTGTTATGGCTTTATTATCAGGGTCACGTTCCTTTTTATTGATGACTATTATGGTAGAAATAATATGTTATCATTATTTTTATAGGCGTTTAACAGTAGCTAAAATGGCACCGGTAGTATTATCTATTTTATTTTTGGTTGCATTACTAGGAGGTGTTAGAAATTCTATGGATACATCTGATGGGGTTATATCTGTAAAAGGGGATAATGTTGAGATGAACTCAACACATTTTCAATATGGACTAATACCACTGGAGATTATTTTTAACTCTGAGATGAAAGAATTAAGTTATGGGATGACTTATGGTGCTTTTTTTACTAATTTTGTACCAAGACAGATTTTTCCAGATAAATTAGACAGTGGTGGTGTAGTTTTTACTAAGCTTTATACTGGAGATCGCTGGGGGGGGTTATCTAACTTAGCTACAGGAGCTGTTACGGAAGGAATTGTTAATTTTGGTCCAACGGTAGGTTTTTCAGTAGGTTTATCTTCTTTAGCGTTACTTTTTTTAGCTGGAGTCCTTATGTATAATAAGTTGCAAATGATTTTAGCTAGTAAGTACAATTATATTTATTTTATATTATATATTTATTTTATTCTAGCTTTCGCTAGATATTCATATTCAGATTTTTCATATACCTACTATTCTTTGGCTCTTAATGTTTTTTTTCCAATAATTTTAGTTGTTATATTGTCCAAGATAAAATTTATATCGCTTAAGTAA
- the wecB gene encoding UDP-N-acetylglucosamine 2-epimerase (non-hydrolyzing), whose amino-acid sequence MKKLKVVTVVGTRPEIIRLSRTIAKLDEFCEHILVHTGQNYDYELNQIFFDDLGIRSPDIFLECAGATAAETMAQVISKSDAMFADVMPDALLILGDTNSAMAAIPAKRKKIPIFHMEAGNRCFDMRVPEEINRKIVDHISDVNMPYTDIAREYLLAEGLKPDFIVKTGSPMDEVLSFYSKKIAESNILSSLDLNQGEYFVVSVHREENVDSELNIHNYVLALNTLADKYSYPIIVSTHPRTRKKIDLLNLQFHPLVKLMKPLGFSDYVKLQKEAKVVLSDSGTITEESSILNFPAVNIRDAQERPEGFEEGAVMFTGMSVDRILQAIEILDKQPRGENRLINKVQNYIAPNVSEKVLRTILSYTDYVNRVVWRK is encoded by the coding sequence ATGAAAAAGTTGAAGGTTGTAACTGTTGTTGGAACTCGCCCTGAAATTATTCGTTTATCAAGAACTATTGCCAAATTAGATGAGTTTTGTGAGCATATACTTGTTCATACAGGGCAAAACTATGATTATGAGCTAAACCAAATCTTTTTTGATGATTTAGGAATTCGTTCTCCAGATATCTTTTTAGAATGTGCAGGTGCTACTGCAGCAGAGACTATGGCGCAAGTAATCAGTAAGTCTGATGCTATGTTTGCCGACGTTATGCCAGATGCCTTACTTATTTTAGGTGATACTAATAGTGCTATGGCTGCTATTCCCGCAAAGCGTAAAAAAATACCGATATTTCATATGGAAGCCGGTAATCGCTGTTTTGATATGAGAGTTCCTGAGGAGATTAATCGAAAAATTGTTGATCATATCTCAGATGTTAATATGCCTTACACTGATATTGCGCGAGAATATTTGCTTGCTGAAGGACTAAAACCTGACTTTATTGTCAAAACTGGTAGTCCTATGGACGAAGTGCTGAGCTTTTATAGTAAAAAAATAGCTGAATCGAATATTCTATCATCATTAGATTTGAATCAAGGTGAGTACTTTGTTGTTAGTGTTCATCGTGAGGAGAATGTTGATTCTGAATTGAATATTCATAATTATGTATTGGCTTTAAATACCTTAGCGGATAAATATAGTTATCCAATAATTGTATCTACTCATCCTCGAACAAGAAAGAAAATAGACTTGCTTAATTTACAATTTCACCCACTTGTTAAGTTGATGAAACCTCTAGGTTTTAGTGATTATGTTAAGCTTCAAAAAGAGGCTAAAGTGGTACTTAGCGATAGCGGTACAATAACAGAAGAGTCATCAATTTTAAACTTTCCTGCTGTTAACATTAGAGATGCGCAAGAACGGCCAGAGGGATTTGAAGAGGGGGCTGTTATGTTCACTGGTATGAGTGTTGATCGTATACTTCAAGCAATTGAAATATTGGATAAACAACCAAGAGGCGAGAATCGCCTTATCAATAAAGTTCAAAACTATATTGCACCTAATGTTTCAGAAAAGGTTTTAAGAACAATACTTAGTTATACGGATTATGTTAATCGAGTTGTGTGGAGAAAGTAA
- a CDS encoding glycosyltransferase family 4 protein → MRIALLPDDYLPSSTLVHAKMFHELALEFMKQGHDVVVITPGLPNQNKKLIIEVIDGVTVWRFRAGLRRGVGKFKRAINESLLSFHAWNAIKAEINKAPFDLCVNYSPTIFFGYLTTILKNKYNTYIYLVLRDMFPQWVIDEGMIKEDSLIAKYFRYFEHLNYKASNKIGLMSKANVDYFSTINPQYKNTEVLLNWACLVPSKFDSYSIDVREEHNLTDKVIFFYGGNIGHAQDMSNLLRLADSCKCKPEAHFLFVGQGDEFELINRLKTDLKLDNVTILPSVNQSQYKEILTQVDIGLFSLAKTHQAHNFPGKLLGYMVQSLPILGSVNYGNDLIEYINDSESGLVFINGNDEALSKGAIELLENIGLRRRMGLNSFELLKQNFSVEQAARKITLSLDELH, encoded by the coding sequence GTGCGTATAGCTCTTTTACCCGACGACTACTTACCTAGCAGTACATTAGTGCATGCGAAGATGTTTCATGAACTTGCTCTTGAGTTCATGAAACAAGGTCATGATGTAGTTGTTATTACACCAGGGTTACCTAATCAGAATAAAAAGTTAATAATCGAGGTTATTGACGGTGTGACCGTTTGGCGTTTTCGTGCAGGATTACGCCGTGGTGTTGGGAAGTTTAAGCGAGCAATAAACGAAAGCTTACTTTCATTTCACGCTTGGAATGCAATTAAGGCCGAGATTAATAAAGCTCCATTTGATTTATGTGTAAATTATTCGCCAACAATATTTTTCGGTTATTTAACCACAATATTAAAGAATAAATACAATACGTATATATATTTAGTATTAAGAGATATGTTTCCTCAGTGGGTAATTGATGAGGGTATGATTAAAGAGGATTCTTTAATTGCTAAGTATTTTCGCTATTTTGAACACTTAAATTATAAGGCCTCAAACAAAATTGGCTTAATGTCTAAAGCTAATGTAGATTATTTTTCTACCATTAATCCTCAATATAAAAATACAGAAGTACTTTTAAACTGGGCTTGTTTAGTACCGTCTAAATTTGATAGCTATTCAATAGATGTGAGAGAGGAGCATAATCTTACTGATAAGGTGATTTTTTTTTACGGTGGAAATATTGGTCACGCTCAAGATATGAGCAATTTACTTCGACTAGCTGATAGCTGTAAATGTAAACCTGAAGCGCATTTTTTATTTGTTGGTCAAGGTGATGAGTTTGAGCTAATAAATAGATTGAAAACTGACTTGAAATTAGACAATGTGACAATATTACCTTCGGTTAATCAATCTCAGTATAAGGAAATTTTAACTCAAGTTGATATCGGCTTGTTTTCTCTTGCAAAAACCCATCAAGCTCATAATTTCCCTGGTAAACTTTTAGGTTACATGGTTCAGTCATTACCTATATTGGGCAGTGTTAACTATGGAAATGATTTAATTGAATATATTAATGACTCTGAATCCGGACTTGTCTTTATAAATGGTAATGATGAGGCTTTATCCAAAGGAGCAATTGAGCTTTTGGAAAATATTGGATTACGTAGACGAATGGGTTTAAATTCATTTGAGCTTTTGAAACAGAATTTTTCTGTTGAGCAGGCAGCACGAAAGATTACATTATCATTGGATGAGCTACATTGA